A genomic segment from Garra rufa chromosome 5, GarRuf1.0, whole genome shotgun sequence encodes:
- the LOC141334402 gene encoding uncharacterized protein, whose protein sequence is MILGTLFVFVLLCGLDASHAGKVLVLPGEYSHWHNMRAIIDALVDRNHSVTVLVSSSSPTVQHTQKERFDFNVFKVNMTKEEASAVWNEFIHLWMNETASKYETVFNIWRVMTNFMVLVDDICKGMFYNKDLLHMLRESHYDVLLSDPMMPCTDLMAQTLNIPHVLSLRLTFAYTFERLCGQMPAPPSYVPVIALQDHLTDRMSFTERVENMLLYTIHTTIFRLNMKFTFDPIYTEIWGKPITMCETMGKADIWLIRTYWDFEYPRPFMPNFKFVGGLHCKPAKPLPKELEEFVQSSGDHGIVVFSLGSMINNLTLERANTIASALGQIPQKVIWRYSGITPETLASNTKLSDWIPQNDLLGHPKSKAFITHGGTNGLYEAIYHGVPMVGLPLFADQPDNLLHMKTKGAAVVLDINAMESKDLVDALRTVLNNPSYKEGIMRLSRIHHDQPMKPLDQAVYWIEFVMRNKGAKHLRVQAHDLSWYQYHCLDVAAFLLSIVALITFLFIKTCRFLFRKCFRKTRPDGKSLKSKKELTHNHKYLTMISGNFFVFVLLCGLEAGHAGKVLVMPGEYSHWHNMRVIIDALVDRNHSVTVLVSSASPTVQHTRKERFDFNVYKVNTKKEDANSVLRDMIHIGTNDTANKYKGDFMVWRVFSNYIAFLTDISKGLFREDLLHTLRESHYDVLLSDPMMVFPDLMAQKLNIPHVISIRATFAYVMERLCGQMPAPMSYVPAVALHDHLTDHMSFTERVENMLLYIIHTTIFQLLMKFTIDRLYTEILGRPTTMCENIGKSDIVFIRTYWDYEYPRPFLPNFKFVGGMHCKPAKPLPKELEEFVQSSGDHGIVVFSLGSMMSNLTLEKANTIASALGQIPQKVVWRYSGITPETLAPNTKLCEWIPQNDLLGHPKTKAFIAHGGTNGLYEAIYHGVPIVGLPQWGDQPDNLLHMKTKGAAVILDISTMQSKDLVDALKTVINNSSYKESIMRLSRIHHDQPMKPLDQAVYWIEFVMRHKGAKHLRVQAHDLSWYQYHCLDVVAFLLSIVALITFLFIKTCRFLFRKCFRKARPDGKSLKSKKE, encoded by the exons ATGATTTTGGGGACTTTATTTGTGTTTGTACTGCTGTGTGGATTAGATGCTAGTCATGCGGGCAAGGTCTTGGTGTTGCCAGGAGAGTACAGCCATTGGCACAACATGCGTGCGATCATTGACGCTCTGGTGGATCGTAACCACAGTGTGACGGTTCTGGTCAGTTCTTCATCACCTACTGTACAGCACACACAGAAGGAGCGCTTCGATTTTAATgtgtttaaagtcaacatgacaAAAGAAGAGGCCAGTGCTGTTTGGAATGAATTTATTCATCTCTGGATGAATGAAACAGCCAGCAAATATGAGACAGTGTTCAACATCTGGCGAGTGATGACCAACTTTATGGTACTGGTTGATGATATATGCAAGGGCATGTTTTACAATAAGGATCTTTTACACATGCTCCGGGAATCTCATTATGATGTGCTTTTATCTGACCCAATGATGCCTTGCACTGACTTGATGGCACAGACTCTGAATATCCCACATGTCCTGTCACTGCGTTTGACATTTGCGTATACTTTCGAGCGGCTCTGCGGTCAGATGCCTGCACCACCATCCTATGTTCCTGTGATCGCTTTACAGGATCACCTCACTGACCGTATGAGCTTCACAGAGCGAGTTGAAAACATGCTCCTCTACACAATACATACAACTATATTCCGACTGAACATGAAGTTTACTTTTGATCCAATTTACACTGAAATATGGG GCAAACCCATAACAATGTGTGAGACCATGGGAAAAGCTGATATCTGGTTGATTCGAACTTACTGGGATTTTGAGTATCCACGCCCATTCATGCCTAATTTTAAGTTTGTTGGAGGACTACACTGCAAACCCGCCAAACCTCTGCCAAAG GAACTGGAGGAGTTTGTTCAGAGCTCAGGAGATCATGGCATTGTTGTGTTTTCACTGGGTTCCATGATCAACAACCTGACATTGGAAAGAGCAAACACTATTGCTTCTGCTCTTGGCCAGATCCCACAAAAG GTTATTTGGCGTTACAGTGGGATAACACCAGAAACACTTGCCTCCAATACAAAGCTCTCTGACTGGATCCCACAGAATGATTTGCTTG GTCATCCAAAATCAAAGGCCTTCATTACCCATGGTGGGACAAATGGACTGTATGAGGCTATTTATCATGGAGTCCCAATGGTGGGCTTGCCACTTTTTGCTGACCAGCCTGATAACCTACTGCACATGAAAACCAAAGGAGCTGCTGTTGTTCTTGATATCAATGCAATGGAGTCCAAAGACCTGGTGGATGCTCTCAGGACTGTCTTAAATAATCCATC GTACAAGGAGGGCATCATGAGGCTGTCCAGAATCCATCATGATCAGCCAATGAAGCCTCTGGATCAGGCAGTTTACTGGATCGAATTTGTGATGCGGAATAAAGGAGCTAAACATCTACGAGTTCAGGCTCATGATCTGAGCTGGTATCAGTACCACTGTCTGGATGTAGCGGCCTTCTTACTCTCAATTGTTGCACTGATCACATTCCTCTTTATTAAGACATGCCGTTTCCTTTTTCGTAAGTGTTTCAGAAAGACTCGTCCTGATGGCAAATCACTAAAGAGTAAAAAAGAG CTTACCCACAATCATAAATACTTAACCATGATTTCTGGgaatttctttgtttttgtacTGCTGTGTGGATTAGAGGCTGGTCATGCTGGCAAGGTTTTGGTCATGCCAGGCGAGTACAGCCATTGGCACAACATGCGTGTGATTATTGACGCTCTGGTGGATCGAAACCACAGTGTGACGGTTCTGGTCAGTTCTGCATCTCCTACTGTGCAGCACACACGGAAGGAGCGCTTCGATTTTAATGTGTACAAAGTCAATACGAAGAAAGAAGATGCCAATTCCGTGTTGAGAGATATGATTCATATCGGGACGAATGACACAGCCAACAAATACAAGGGGGACTTTATGGTCTGGAGAGTTTTTTCCAACTACATTGCGTTCCTTACTGATATATCCAAGGGCTTGTTTCGTGAGGATCTTTTACACACGCTTCGGGAATCCCACTATGATGTACTTTTATCTGATCCAATGATGGTTTTCCCTGACCTGATGGCACAGAAATTGAATATCCCGCACGTAATCTCAATTCGCGCAACGTTCGCGTATGTAATGGAGCGGCTTTGCGGTCAGATGCCTGCGCCGATGTCCTACGTTCCTGCGGTCGCTTTGCACGACCATCTCACGGACCATATGAGCTTCACAGAGAGAGTTGAAAACATGCTCCTCTACATCATACATACGACTATCTTTCAATTACTCATGAAGTTTACTATCGATCGGCTCTACACTGAAATATtgg GAAGACCCACAACAATGTGTGAGAACATTGGAAAATCGGACATTGTGTTTATTAGAACCTACTGGGATTATGAGTATCCACGACCATTCCTGCCTAATTTTAAGTTTGTTGGAGGAATGCACTGCAAACCCGCCAAGCCTCTGCCAAAG GAACTGGAGGAGTTTGTTCAGAGCTCAGGAGATCATGGCATTGTTGTGTTTTCACTGGGTTCCATGATGAGCAACCTGACATTGGAAAAAGCAAACACTATTGCTTCTGCTCTTGGCCAGATCCCACAAAAG GTTGTTTGGCGTTACAGTGGGATAACACCAGAAACTCTTGCCCCCAATACAAAACTCTGTGAATGGATCCCACAGAATGATTTGCTTG GTCATCCAAAAACAAAAGCCTTCATTGCCCATGGTGGGACAAATGGACTGTATGAGGCTATTTATCATGGAGTCCCAATAGTGGGCTTGCCACAGTGGGGTGACCAGCCTGATAACCTACTGCACATGAAAACCAAAGGAGCTGCTGTTATTCTTGATATCAGCACAATGCAGTCCAAAGACCTGGTGGATGCTCTCAAGACTGTCATAAACAATTCATC GTACAAGGAGAGCATCATGAGGCTGTCCAGAATCCATCATGATCAGCCAATGAAGCCTCTGGATCAGGCAGTTTACTGGATCGAATTTGTGATGCGGCATAAAGGAGCTAAACATCTACGAGTTCAGGCTCATGATCTGAGCTGGTATCAGTACCACTGCCTGGATGTAGTGGCCTTCTTGCTCTCAATTGTTGCACTGATCACATTCCTCTTTATTAAGACATGCCGTTTCCTTTTTCGTAAGTGTTTCAGAAAGGCTCGTCCTGATGGCAAATCACTAAAGAGTAAAAAAGAGTGA
- the LOC141335755 gene encoding UDP-glucuronosyltransferase 2A1-like isoform X3 → MTFRYLFVFVLLCGLEIACAGKVLVLPGEYSHWHNMRAIIDALVDRNHSVTVLVSSSSPTVPHTQKERFDFNVFIVNMQKEEASAVWSDFIHLWMNEKASKYETVFNIWRVMTNFMVLTADICKGMFYNEDLLRILRESYYDVLLSDPMMPCSDLMAQTLNIPHVLSLRATFAYTFESLCGQMPVPMSYVPAAALQDYLTDRMSFTERAENMLLYIKHMTMFRLSMKFTSDWLYTEIWGKPTTMCETMGKADIWLIRTYWDFEYPRPFLPNFKFVGGLHCKPAKPLPKELEEFAQSSGDHGIVVFSLGSMISNLTLERANTIASALGQIPQKVIWRYSGITPETLAPNTKLCEWIPQNDLLGHPKTKAFITHGGTNGLYEAIYHGVPMVGLPLFADQPDNLMHMKTKGAAVVLNINTMQSSDLVDALKTVTNNPSYKESIMRLSRIHHDQPMKPLDQAVYWIEFVMRNKGAKHLRVQAHDLSWYQYHCLDVVAFLLSVVALITFIFIKTCCFLFRKCFRKTRLDGKAQKLKKE, encoded by the exons ATGACTTTTAggtatttatttgtgtttgtacTGCTGTGTGGATTAGAGATTGCTTGTGCTGGCAAGGTTTTGGTGTTGCCAGGAGAGTACAGCCATTGGCACAACATGCGTGCGATCATTGACGCTCTGGTGGATCGTAACCACAGTGTGACGGTTCTGGTCAGTTCTTCATCACCTACTGTACCGCACACACAGAAGGAGCGCTTCGATTTCAATGTGTTTATAGTCAACATGCAGAAAGAAGAGGCCAGTGCTGTGTGGAGTGACTTTATTCATCTCTGGATGAATGAAAAAGCCAGCAAATACGAGACAGTGTTCAACATCTGGCGAGTGATGACCAATTTCATGGTGCTCACAGCTGATATATGCAAGGGCATGTTTTACAATGAGGATCTTTTACGCATACTTCGTGAATCTTATTATGATGTGCTTTTATCTGATCCAATGATGCCATGCTCTGACTTGATGGCACAGACTCTGAATATCCCTCATGTCCTGTCGCTGCGTGCAACGTTTGCGTATACATTTGAGAGCCTTTGCGGTCAGATGCCTGTGCCGATGTCCTACGTTCCTGCAGCTGCTTTGCAAGATTATCTCACTGACCGTATGAGCTTCACAGAGAGAGCTGAGAACATGCTCCTCTATATCAAACATATGACTATGTTTCGATTGAGCATGAAGTTTACTAGTGACTGGCTGTACACTGAAATATggg GCAAACCCACAACGATGTGTGAGACCATGGGAAAAGCTGACATCTGGTTGATTAGAACATACTGGGATTTTGAGTATCCACGCCCATTCCTGCCGAATTTTAAATTTGTTGGAGGACTACACTGCAAACCCGCCAAACCTCTGCCAAAG GAACTGGAGGAGTTTGCTCAGAGCTCAGGAGATCATGGCATTGTTGTATTCTCATTGGGTTCCATGATCAGCAACCTGACATTGGAAAGAGCAAACACTATTGCTTCTGCTCTTGGCCAGATCCCACAAAAG GTTATTTGGCGTTACAGTGGGATAACACCAGAAACTCTTGCCCCCAATACAAAACTCTGTGAATGGATCCCACAGAACGATTTGCTTG GTCATCCAAAAACAAAGGCCTTCATTACCCATGGTGGGACAAATGGACTGTATGAGGCTATTTATCATGGAGTCCCAATGGTGGGCTTGCCTCTGTTTGCTGACCAGCCTGATAACCTAATGCACATGAAAACCAAAGGAGCTGCTGTTGTTCTTAATATCAACACAATGCAATCTAGTGACCTGGTGGATGCTCTCAAGACTGTCACAAATAATCCATC GTACAAGGAGAGCATCATGCGACTGTCCAGAATCCATCATGATCAGCCAATGAAGCCTCTGGATCAGGCAGTTTACTGGATCGAATTTGTGATGCGGAATAAAGGAGCTAAACATCTACGAGTTCAGGCTCATGATCTGAGCTGGTATCAGTACCACTGCCTGGATGTAGTGGCCTTCTTACTCTCAGTTGTTGCACTGATCACATTCATCTTTATTAAAACATGCTGTTTCCTTTTCCGTAAATGTTTCAGAAAGACTCGTCTTGATGGCAAAGCACAAAAGCTTAAAAAAGAGTAA
- the LOC141335755 gene encoding UDP-glucuronosyltransferase 2A1-like isoform X2, protein MQYLGKSFTLCVIFLFSDLSFTHGGNVLVLPGEYSHWYNMRNIVDELLNRNHSVTVLVNSASPTINFTEQARFQYLVFEVPLNAREVHSVSEQLVNVWMQYPRPNMVQIGLQIMDLLGTVREMHQIMCGCMLRNETLISRLKALKFDVLFYDPMIICSDLLAEILDLPVVLSLRFSLGFSMERMCGQMPSPPSYVPVPPTEMTDRMCFMERVKNMIVYVVYSFAFRMASSSLDNLYSEILGKPTTMCETMGKADIWLIRTYWDFEYPRPFLPNFKFVGGLHCKPAKPLPKELEEFAQSSGDHGIVVFSLGSMISNLTLERANTIASALGQIPQKVIWRYSGITPETLAPNTKLCEWIPQNDLLGHPKTKAFITHGGTNGLYEAIYHGVPMVGLPLFADQPDNLMHMKTKGAAVVLNINTMQSSDLVDALKTVTNNPSYKESIMRLSRIHHDQPMKPLDQAVYWIEFVMRNKGAKHLRVQAHDLSWYQYHCLDVVAFLLSVVALITFIFIKTCCFLFRKCFRKTRLDGKAQKLKKE, encoded by the exons atgcaatatttgGGAAAGTCATTTACACTTTGCGTAATCTTCCTATTCAGTGACTTGAGCTTTACGCACGGTGGTAATGTGCTCGTGCTGCCAGGAGAATACAGCCACTGGTACAACATGCGCAACATTGTGGACGAACTGTTGAACCGGAATCACAGCGTGACTGTTCTGGTGAACTCAGCCTCGCCAACAATAAACTTCACAGAGCAGGCGAGGTTTCAGTATCTGGTGTTTGAAGTGCCTTTGAATGCTCGCGAGGTGCACAGTGTGAGCGAACAGCTGGTCAATGTCTGGATGCAGTACCCCAGACCCAACATGGTCCAAATCGGCCTCCAAATCATGGATCTGTTGGGGACAGTGCGCGAAATGCACCAGATCATGTGCGGCTGCATGCTGCGTAACGAAACGCTTATCAGTCGCTTGAAGGCTTTAAAGTTTGATGTGCTTTTCTATGATCCCATGATCATATGCAGTGATTTgctggcggagattctggaccTGCCAGTCGTGCTCTCTCTACGGTTTTCGCTGGGCTTTTCCATGGAGAGGATGTGTGGACAGATGCCCTCACCGCCCTCTTATGTACCGGTTCCTCCGACGGAGATGACAGATCGCATGTGCTTCATGGAAAGAGTGAAGAATATGattgtttatgttgtttattcaTTCGCGTTTCGAATGGCATCGAGCAGTTTGGATAATCTCTACAGTGAAATATTAG GCAAACCCACAACGATGTGTGAGACCATGGGAAAAGCTGACATCTGGTTGATTAGAACATACTGGGATTTTGAGTATCCACGCCCATTCCTGCCGAATTTTAAATTTGTTGGAGGACTACACTGCAAACCCGCCAAACCTCTGCCAAAG GAACTGGAGGAGTTTGCTCAGAGCTCAGGAGATCATGGCATTGTTGTATTCTCATTGGGTTCCATGATCAGCAACCTGACATTGGAAAGAGCAAACACTATTGCTTCTGCTCTTGGCCAGATCCCACAAAAG GTTATTTGGCGTTACAGTGGGATAACACCAGAAACTCTTGCCCCCAATACAAAACTCTGTGAATGGATCCCACAGAACGATTTGCTTG GTCATCCAAAAACAAAGGCCTTCATTACCCATGGTGGGACAAATGGACTGTATGAGGCTATTTATCATGGAGTCCCAATGGTGGGCTTGCCTCTGTTTGCTGACCAGCCTGATAACCTAATGCACATGAAAACCAAAGGAGCTGCTGTTGTTCTTAATATCAACACAATGCAATCTAGTGACCTGGTGGATGCTCTCAAGACTGTCACAAATAATCCATC GTACAAGGAGAGCATCATGCGACTGTCCAGAATCCATCATGATCAGCCAATGAAGCCTCTGGATCAGGCAGTTTACTGGATCGAATTTGTGATGCGGAATAAAGGAGCTAAACATCTACGAGTTCAGGCTCATGATCTGAGCTGGTATCAGTACCACTGCCTGGATGTAGTGGCCTTCTTACTCTCAGTTGTTGCACTGATCACATTCATCTTTATTAAAACATGCTGTTTCCTTTTCCGTAAATGTTTCAGAAAGACTCGTCTTGATGGCAAAGCACAAAAGCTTAAAAAAGAGTAA